A genomic region of Azoarcus sp. KH32C contains the following coding sequences:
- a CDS encoding RnfH family protein — MSTSAFINVEVVYALPQRHQLVRIQVPAGSTVREAIDASGILARFPEIDLDKANKVGVFGKLTRLDTVLRERDRVEIYRPLIADPKEVRKKRAEEGKALKKGGGAAA; from the coding sequence ATGAGCACGAGCGCGTTCATCAACGTCGAGGTCGTCTACGCGCTGCCGCAGCGGCATCAGCTGGTGCGTATCCAGGTCCCGGCGGGTTCGACGGTGCGGGAGGCGATCGACGCATCGGGGATCCTCGCGCGATTCCCCGAAATCGATCTCGACAAGGCGAACAAGGTGGGGGTGTTCGGCAAGCTCACCCGGCTCGATACGGTGCTGCGCGAGCGGGATCGCGTGGAGATCTATCGACCTTTGATCGCGGACCCGAAGGAGGTGCGCAAGAAGCGGGCGGAGGAAGGGAAGGCGCTCAAGAAAGGCGGCGGCGCGGCCGCCTGA
- a CDS encoding type II toxin-antitoxin system RatA family toxin, which translates to MADVKKQVLIEFTPAQMFALVDRCEDYPQFLQWCGGAEVTARTETLTVATLHISYHGIKAHFTTENSKLAPLEMHIRLKEGPFTHLDGSWRFTALGSEACKIEFKLHYEFSSKLLEKVLGPVFNHIANTFVESFIKRAQQVYPKR; encoded by the coding sequence GAATTCACTCCGGCGCAAATGTTCGCGCTCGTCGACCGCTGCGAGGACTACCCCCAGTTCCTGCAGTGGTGTGGCGGCGCCGAAGTCACTGCCCGCACCGAAACCCTGACCGTGGCGACGCTTCATATCAGCTACCACGGCATCAAGGCGCATTTCACGACGGAGAACAGCAAACTTGCTCCCCTCGAGATGCACATTCGCCTGAAAGAAGGGCCATTCACTCATCTCGACGGCTCATGGCGCTTTACGGCGTTGGGCAGTGAAGCCTGCAAGATCGAGTTCAAGCTGCACTACGAGTTTTCCAGCAAATTGCTCGAAAAGGTGCTGGGGCCGGTCTTCAACCACATCGCGAACACCTTCGTCGAGTCCTTCATCAAGCGCGCGCAGCAGGTCTACCCGAAGCGATGA
- the guaA gene encoding glutamine-hydrolyzing GMP synthase, with amino-acid sequence MAHQKILILDFGSQVTQLIARRIREQQVYCEIHPFDVTDEFVRDFAPAGVILSGGPNSVYEAVGWHAPQAVFELGVPVLGICYGMQTMAQQLGGKVESSGKREFGYAEIRARGHSELFRGIQDRTNDEGHGLLDVWMSHGDKVTEMPPGFKVIASNESCPIAAIADEARKFYAVQFHPEVTHTIQGREMIARFVHEICGCGHDWNMPDYVSEAIEKVRAQVGKEEVILGLSGGVDSSVVAALLHRAIGDQLTCVFVDNGLLRLNEAEQVMQTFARNLGVKVIHVDATEQFMGHLKGVSDPEAKRKIIGREFVEVFQAEAQKLPNAKWLAQGTIYPDVIESAGSKTGKAHTIKSHHNVGGLPETLNLKLLEPLRELFKDEVRELGIALGLPHEMVYRHPFPGPGLGVRILGEVKKEFADLLRRADAIFIDELRAADWYDKTSQAFAVFLPVKSVGVMGDGRTYEYVVALRAVQTQDFMTAHWAELPHSLLGKVSNRIINEVRGINRVVYDISGKPPATIEWE; translated from the coding sequence ATGGCTCACCAGAAAATTCTCATCCTCGATTTCGGTTCCCAAGTCACCCAGCTCATCGCGCGCCGCATCCGCGAACAGCAGGTGTATTGCGAGATCCACCCGTTCGACGTGACCGACGAGTTCGTGCGCGACTTCGCGCCGGCCGGTGTGATCCTGTCCGGCGGCCCGAACTCCGTCTATGAGGCGGTGGGCTGGCATGCGCCTCAGGCTGTCTTCGAACTGGGCGTGCCGGTGCTGGGCATCTGCTACGGCATGCAGACGATGGCGCAGCAACTGGGCGGCAAGGTGGAAAGCTCGGGCAAGCGCGAATTCGGCTACGCCGAGATCCGCGCTCGTGGCCATTCGGAGCTCTTCCGCGGCATCCAGGACCGGACGAATGACGAGGGTCATGGGCTGCTCGACGTCTGGATGAGCCACGGCGACAAGGTCACCGAGATGCCCCCGGGCTTCAAGGTGATTGCGAGCAACGAATCCTGCCCGATCGCGGCGATCGCCGACGAGGCGCGCAAGTTCTACGCCGTGCAGTTCCACCCGGAAGTCACGCACACGATCCAGGGCAGGGAGATGATCGCCCGTTTCGTGCACGAGATCTGCGGCTGCGGTCATGACTGGAATATGCCGGACTACGTCAGCGAGGCGATCGAGAAGGTGCGCGCGCAGGTCGGCAAGGAGGAGGTGATCCTCGGCCTGTCCGGCGGCGTCGATTCGTCGGTCGTCGCGGCGCTGCTGCACCGCGCGATCGGCGATCAGCTGACCTGCGTGTTCGTCGACAACGGCCTGCTGCGCCTGAACGAGGCGGAGCAGGTGATGCAGACCTTCGCGCGCAACCTGGGCGTGAAGGTGATTCATGTCGACGCGACCGAACAGTTCATGGGCCATCTGAAGGGCGTTTCGGACCCCGAGGCGAAGCGCAAGATCATCGGTCGCGAGTTCGTCGAGGTTTTCCAGGCGGAGGCGCAGAAGCTGCCGAACGCAAAGTGGTTGGCGCAGGGCACGATCTATCCGGACGTGATCGAGTCGGCCGGCTCCAAGACAGGCAAGGCGCACACGATCAAGAGTCACCACAACGTGGGTGGCTTGCCCGAGACGCTCAACCTGAAGCTGCTCGAGCCGCTGCGCGAGCTCTTCAAGGATGAAGTGCGCGAACTGGGCATCGCGCTTGGGCTGCCGCACGAAATGGTCTACCGCCATCCGTTCCCGGGTCCGGGTCTGGGTGTTCGTATCCTCGGTGAGGTGAAGAAGGAATTCGCCGATCTGCTGCGCCGCGCGGACGCGATCTTCATCGACGAATTGCGCGCTGCCGACTGGTATGACAAGACGAGCCAGGCGTTTGCGGTGTTCCTGCCGGTGAAGAGCGTCGGCGTGATGGGCGACGGGCGGACCTATGAATACGTGGTCGCGCTTCGTGCGGTTCAGACGCAGGATTTCATGACGGCGCACTGGGCGGAGCTGCCGCACAGCCTGCTGGGCAAGGTGTCGAACCGGATCATCAACGAAGTCCGCGGCATCAACCGGGTCGTGTACGACATCTCTGGAAAACCGCCCGCAACGATCGAGTGGGAGTGA
- a CDS encoding EAL domain-containing protein translates to MNSIYTPRFAESGRLCVGDVTLLPGDEVRTLHEKLARIIVDEMVQFVGLLDREGRTIEINRAALEGAGLRLEDIQGKPFWDTRWWAVSDSVRESARDAVRRAGLGEIVRGQVENYGRAGGKETLTLDFSLTPIRGADGEVAFLLAEGRDISDMKAARDALQKELATQEEDLSELTSQLIANRQALQRGADALRESEQRWRAVYENLAAGVALIERNGRILAANPALQAILGYSEEELRALAPMAIVAEEERDEVRRQIEQLVSGETPSYRAQRQYFCKDGRSIWANVTVSPLPGSEPSAPALVAIIEDITERKSAEDRIRHLAFFDALTDLPNRVQLEANLDEAIEAASPQNRALALLMLALERFKDINYTLGKSIGDRLLQEFGPRCRRLLGDDAVLAHFGGRHFGVLVPGAGVEEAREVALRVLKDLERPFEINGFTLEIGAHIGIAVFPGHGTDAATLTRHTEVALRHAQRSSRSHALYTPGDDSYNPRRLQLMGELRSAIADNQLALYCQPKLELATRRIVGTEMLVRWRHPSYGLISPDEFVPFVESTGLIAPLSKWVVDATLVQCLAWERAGVRLHASVNLSTRNLEDPHIAEQIGNALTTWGAVSGWIGVEVTESAVMAEPQVALLTLQRLKDMGITVFLDDYGTGYSSLAYLQKLPVDAIKIDKSFVQPMLEDADAALIVQSTVDLGHKLGLRVIAEGVENEAICERLQAIGCDEAQGYFVAAPMPAGELMTWVEAGGWQLA, encoded by the coding sequence ATGAACTCCATCTACACGCCGCGGTTTGCCGAATCTGGAAGGCTCTGCGTGGGCGATGTCACGTTGCTGCCGGGTGACGAAGTACGGACCCTCCACGAGAAGCTCGCGCGCATCATCGTCGACGAGATGGTCCAGTTCGTCGGCCTGCTCGATCGGGAAGGCCGGACGATCGAGATCAACCGCGCGGCCCTCGAGGGGGCCGGCCTGCGGCTCGAAGATATCCAGGGAAAGCCGTTCTGGGATACGCGGTGGTGGGCGGTTTCGGACAGCGTCCGCGAAAGCGCGCGGGATGCGGTCAGACGCGCGGGCCTGGGCGAGATCGTGCGCGGCCAGGTAGAAAACTATGGCCGCGCGGGCGGAAAGGAGACGCTGACGCTCGATTTCTCCTTGACGCCGATCCGCGGAGCCGATGGCGAGGTCGCGTTCCTGCTCGCCGAGGGTCGGGACATCAGCGACATGAAGGCCGCCCGGGATGCGTTGCAGAAGGAGCTCGCGACGCAGGAGGAGGACCTGTCCGAACTCACGTCCCAGCTCATTGCCAATCGTCAGGCACTGCAGCGGGGCGCCGACGCGTTGCGGGAATCCGAGCAGCGCTGGCGCGCCGTCTACGAGAACCTCGCCGCGGGAGTCGCCCTGATCGAGCGGAACGGAAGGATTCTTGCGGCCAACCCGGCGCTGCAGGCGATCCTGGGGTATTCGGAGGAAGAACTGCGCGCCCTCGCGCCGATGGCCATCGTCGCCGAGGAGGAGCGCGACGAGGTGCGGCGGCAGATCGAGCAGCTGGTGAGCGGGGAGACGCCGTCCTATCGCGCCCAACGCCAATACTTCTGCAAGGACGGCCGTTCGATCTGGGCCAACGTCACGGTTTCCCCGCTGCCCGGCAGCGAGCCGTCCGCGCCGGCGCTCGTCGCGATCATCGAGGACATCACGGAGCGCAAGAGCGCCGAAGACAGGATCCGCCATCTCGCCTTCTTCGACGCACTGACCGATCTCCCCAACCGCGTGCAGCTGGAGGCGAACCTGGACGAGGCGATCGAGGCAGCATCGCCGCAAAATCGCGCTCTGGCGTTGCTGATGTTGGCGCTGGAGCGCTTCAAGGACATCAACTACACTCTCGGCAAATCGATCGGCGATCGTTTGCTGCAGGAGTTCGGCCCGCGATGCAGGCGTCTGCTCGGCGACGACGCCGTGCTGGCCCACTTCGGCGGACGACACTTCGGCGTCCTGGTTCCGGGCGCCGGCGTCGAGGAGGCCCGCGAGGTCGCGCTGCGTGTCCTCAAGGATCTTGAGCGGCCGTTCGAAATCAACGGCTTCACGCTGGAGATTGGTGCGCACATCGGCATCGCGGTATTTCCCGGTCACGGCACGGACGCCGCGACCCTCACGCGGCACACCGAAGTGGCGCTGCGCCATGCGCAGCGGTCGAGCCGGAGCCATGCGCTCTACACCCCCGGCGACGACTCCTATAATCCGCGGCGGCTGCAGCTGATGGGCGAACTGCGTTCGGCGATCGCCGACAACCAGCTGGCCCTGTACTGCCAGCCGAAATTGGAACTCGCCACCCGGCGGATCGTCGGGACCGAAATGCTGGTCCGCTGGCGGCATCCGTCGTACGGCCTGATCTCGCCGGACGAGTTCGTCCCGTTCGTCGAAAGCACCGGTCTCATCGCGCCCTTGTCGAAATGGGTGGTCGATGCGACTCTCGTGCAGTGCCTCGCCTGGGAAAGAGCTGGCGTTCGGCTGCACGCGTCGGTCAACCTTTCGACGCGCAACCTGGAAGATCCTCACATCGCGGAACAGATCGGCAATGCGCTGACCACCTGGGGTGCGGTCTCCGGCTGGATTGGCGTGGAGGTCACCGAGAGCGCCGTCATGGCCGAGCCGCAGGTCGCACTTTTGACTCTGCAGCGGCTCAAGGACATGGGCATCACCGTGTTCCTTGACGATTACGGCACCGGGTACTCCTCGCTTGCGTATCTACAGAAGCTTCCGGTGGACGCGATCAAGATCGACAAGTCCTTCGTCCAGCCGATGCTCGAAGATGCCGATGCCGCACTGATCGTGCAGTCGACCGTCGACCTGGGGCACAAACTCGGGCTGCGCGTGATCGCCGAGGGCGTCGAGAACGAGGCGATCTGCGAACGTCTGCAGGCGATCGGCTGCGACGAGGCGCAGGGCTATTTCGTCGCGGCGCCCATGCCGGCTGGGGAGTTGATGACCTGGGTGGAGGCGGGCGGGTGGCAGTTGGCCTGA
- the guaB gene encoding IMP dehydrogenase, producing MRVIQKALTFDDVLLVPAHSTVLPRDVSLRAQLTRNITLNIPLVSAAMDTVTESRLAIALAQEGGIGILHKNLPVKQQAAMVAKVKRFESGVLKDPITIPPTMSVRDVVSLTRQHKFSGLPVVEGKRVVGIITNRDLRFETNLDQTVAAIMTPYDRLVTVKEGESLEVARRLMHKHRLERVLVLNDAGELRGLITVKDMMKSTEHPLAAKDDLGRLRVGAAIGVGAGTEERAEALVEAGVDVVVVDTAHGHSQGVLDRVQWVKKNFPHVEVIGGNIATAAAAKALVDVGADAVKVGIGPGSICTTRIVAGVGVPQVTAIDNVSTALAGSGVPMIADGGIRFSGDISKAIAAGANVVMLGGLFAGTEEAPGETVLFQGRSYKSYRGMGSLGAMQQGAADRYFQESDGNADKLVPEGIEGRVPYKGAVSAVIHQLIGGLRASMGYLGCATIDDMHRTAQFVEITSAGVRESHVHDVQITKEAPNYHVD from the coding sequence ATGCGAGTGATCCAGAAGGCGCTGACGTTTGATGACGTCCTTCTTGTTCCCGCCCATTCTACGGTTCTCCCCCGCGATGTCAGCCTGCGGGCACAGCTGACGCGCAACATCACCCTGAATATCCCCCTGGTCTCCGCCGCGATGGATACGGTGACCGAATCCCGCTTGGCGATCGCGCTGGCGCAGGAGGGCGGCATCGGCATTCTCCACAAGAATCTTCCGGTCAAGCAGCAGGCCGCGATGGTCGCGAAGGTGAAGCGCTTCGAGTCGGGTGTTCTGAAGGATCCGATCACGATTCCGCCGACGATGAGTGTCCGCGACGTCGTGTCGCTGACCCGTCAGCACAAATTCTCCGGTCTGCCGGTCGTCGAAGGTAAGCGCGTCGTCGGCATCATCACCAACCGCGACCTGCGTTTCGAGACCAATCTCGACCAGACCGTGGCGGCGATCATGACCCCTTATGACCGCCTCGTGACGGTCAAGGAAGGCGAAAGCCTCGAAGTCGCGCGTCGACTGATGCACAAGCATCGCCTGGAGCGCGTGCTGGTGCTGAATGATGCGGGCGAGCTGCGCGGCCTGATCACCGTGAAGGACATGATGAAGTCGACCGAGCATCCGCTCGCGGCCAAGGACGACCTCGGTCGCCTGCGCGTCGGTGCTGCGATCGGTGTCGGTGCGGGTACCGAAGAGCGTGCCGAGGCGCTGGTCGAGGCTGGTGTGGACGTCGTCGTGGTCGATACGGCGCATGGCCACTCGCAAGGTGTGCTCGATCGTGTTCAGTGGGTGAAGAAGAATTTCCCGCACGTCGAGGTCATCGGCGGCAACATCGCGACGGCGGCTGCGGCGAAGGCGTTGGTGGATGTCGGCGCGGATGCGGTCAAGGTCGGTATCGGCCCCGGTTCGATCTGCACGACGCGGATCGTCGCCGGCGTCGGCGTACCGCAGGTCACCGCAATCGATAACGTTTCGACGGCACTCGCGGGCTCTGGCGTGCCAATGATCGCCGACGGCGGCATCCGCTTCTCGGGTGACATCTCGAAGGCGATCGCGGCCGGTGCCAACGTCGTGATGCTGGGCGGCCTGTTCGCCGGTACCGAAGAGGCGCCGGGCGAGACGGTGCTGTTCCAGGGGCGCTCGTACAAATCGTATCGCGGCATGGGTTCGCTCGGCGCGATGCAGCAGGGCGCGGCCGACCGCTACTTCCAGGAATCCGACGGCAATGCCGACAAGCTCGTGCCGGAAGGCATCGAGGGGCGTGTTCCCTACAAGGGTGCGGTCTCGGCGGTGATCCACCAGCTGATCGGCGGCCTGCGCGCTTCGATGGGCTACCTCGGGTGCGCGACGATCGACGACATGCACCGCACGGCGCAGTTCGTCGAGATCACGTCCGCCGGTGTGCGCGAGTCGCATGTCCACGACGTTCAGATCACCAAGGAAGCGCCCAACTACCACGTGGATTGA
- a CDS encoding DUF4124 domain-containing protein gives MSRASLLLLSLLFALPAAADVYQWRDAQGRINYSDTPPTQGNVQTIRKSPRPGAPTTEESKPADGDKTAAEGSADAGKKDPSDKDKSKSDPTKPKTMAEKELEFRQRRAAAAEAEAKAEKQRQEADERKQACERARGQLTALENSRRVTRYNSSGERELIDDASRKTEGERVQKFIGANCK, from the coding sequence ATGTCCCGCGCAAGCCTCCTTCTGCTGAGCCTGCTCTTCGCACTACCCGCCGCGGCCGACGTCTACCAGTGGCGTGACGCCCAGGGCCGTATCAACTACTCGGACACCCCGCCGACACAAGGCAACGTGCAGACGATACGCAAGAGCCCGCGACCGGGCGCGCCGACGACCGAGGAGTCGAAACCCGCCGATGGCGACAAGACTGCCGCGGAAGGAAGCGCCGACGCCGGCAAGAAGGATCCGTCCGATAAGGACAAGAGCAAGTCCGACCCGACCAAGCCCAAGACCATGGCCGAAAAGGAACTCGAATTCCGCCAGCGCCGCGCAGCCGCCGCCGAAGCCGAGGCCAAGGCCGAGAAGCAGCGTCAGGAAGCAGACGAACGCAAACAAGCCTGCGAACGCGCGCGTGGCCAATTGACGGCACTGGAGAATTCGCGTCGCGTCACGCGCTACAACAGCAGCGGCGAACGCGAACTGATCGACGACGCAAGCCGCAAGACCGAAGGCGAGCGCGTCCAGAAATTCATCGGCGCGAACTGCAAGTAA